A single Lemur catta isolate mLemCat1 chromosome 20, mLemCat1.pri, whole genome shotgun sequence DNA region contains:
- the NFATC3 gene encoding nuclear factor of activated T-cells, cytoplasmic 3 isoform X3, with protein MFIGTADDRYLRPHAFYQVHRITGKTVATASQEIIIASTKVLEIPLLPENNMSASIDCAGILKLRNSDIELRKGETDIGRKNTRVRLVFRVHIPQPNGKVLSLQIASIPVECSQRSAQELPHIEKYSINSCSVNGGHEMIVTGSNFLPESKIIFLEKGQDGRPQWEVEGKIIREKCQGAHIVLEVPPYHNPAVTAAVQVHFYLCNGKRKKSQSQRFTYTPVLMKQEHREEIDLASVPSLPVPHPAQTQRPTSDPGHPHDSVLSTQRSLVCPIQQAYASMVTSSHLPQLQCRDESAGKEQHVIPSPVVHQPFQVTPTPPVGSSYQPMQTNVVYNGPTCLPINAASSQEFDPVLFQQDVALPSLVNLGCQPLSSIPFHSSNSGATGHLLAHTPHSVHAPPHLQSMGYHCSNTGQRSLSSPVADQVTGQPSPQLQPITYGPSHSGSATTASSATSHPLASSPLSGPPSPQLQPMPYQSPSSGTASSPSPDTRMHSGQHSTQAQSTGQGGLSASSSLICQSLCDPASFPPDGAAVSIKPEPEDQEPHFATIALQDITLDDVNEIIGRDMSQISVSQGTGVSRQAPLPDPESLDLGRSVGL; from the exons ATGTTTATTGGAACAGCAGATGATCGGTATTTACGACCTCATGCATTTTACCAGGTGCATCGAATCACCGGGAAGACAGTTGCTACTGCAAGCCAAGAGATAATAATTGCCAGCACAAAAGTTCTGGAAATTCCACTTCTTCCTGAAAACAATATGTCCGCCAG tattGACTGTGCAGGTATTTTGAAACTCCGCAATTCAGATATAGAACTTCGAAAAGGAGAAACTGATATTGGCAGAAAGAATACTAGAGTACGACTTGTGTTTCGTGTACACATCCCACAGCCCAATGGAAAAGTCCTTTCTCTACAGATAGCTTCTATACCTGTGGAGTGCT cccagAGATCTGCTCAAGAACTTCCTCATATTGAGAAGTACAGTATCAACAGCTGTTCTGTAAATGGAGGTCATGAAATGATTGTGACTGGATCTAATTTTCTTCCAGAATCCAAAATCATTTTCCTTGAAAAAGGACAAG ATGGACGACCTCAATGGGAGGTAGAAGGGAAAATAATCAGGGAAAAATGTCAAGGG GCTCACATTGTCCTTGAAGTTCCTCCATATCATAACCCAGCAGTTACAGCTGCAGTGCAGGTGCACTTTTATCTTTGCAAtggcaagaggaaaaaaagccaatctcaacgTTTTACTTACACACCAG ttttgatGAAACAAGAACACAGAGAAGAGATTGATTTGGCCTCAGTTCCATCTTTGCCTGTGCCTCATCCTGCCCAAACCCAGAGGCCTACCTCTGATCCAGGGCACCCACATGACAGTGTACTGTCAACCCAGAGAAGCTTGGTGTGTCCCATCCAGCAAGCGTATGCATCCATGGTAACCTCATCCCATCTGCCACAGTTGCAGTGTAGGGATGAGAGTGCTGGTAAAGAACAGCATGTGATACCTTCTCCAGTTGTACACCAGCCTTTTCAAGTCACACCAACACCTCCTGTGGGGTCTTCCTATCAGCCTATGCAAACTAATGTTGTGTACAATGGGCCAACTTGTCTTCCTATTAATGCTGCCTCTAGTCAAGAATTTGATCCAGTTTTGTTTCAGCAGGATGTAGCTCTTCCTAGTTTAGTAAATCTTGGCTGTCAACCTCTGTCATCCATACCATTTCATTCTTCAAATTCAGGCGCAACAGGACATCTCTTGGCACATACACCTCATTCTGTGCATGCCCCGCCTCATCTGCAGTCAATGGGATACCATTGTTCAAATACAGGACAAAGATCTCTTTCTTCTCCAGTGGCTGACCAGGTCACAGGTCAGCCTTCCCCTCAGTTACAACCTATTACATATGGTCCTTCACATTCAGGGTCTGCTACAACAGCTTCCTCAGCAACCTCTCATCCTCTGGCTAGTTCACCACTCTCTGGGCCACCATCTCCTCAGCTGCAGCCTATGCCTTACCAATCTCCTAGCTCAGGAACTGCCTCATCACCGTCTCCAGACACCAGAATGCATTCTGGACAGCACTCAACTCAAGCACAGAGTACAGGCCAAGGAGGTCTTTCTGCATCTTCATCCTTAATATGTCAAAGCTTGTGTGATCCAGCTTCATTTCCACCTGATGGGGCAGCTGTGAGCATTAAACCTGAACCTGAAGATCAGGAGCCTCACTTTGCAACCATTGCTCTTCAGGACATCACATTAGATGATG